The Sphingosinicella humi genome has a window encoding:
- a CDS encoding 3-deoxy-7-phosphoheptulonate synthase has protein sequence MTPEWTPSSWRGHDIRQQPTWPDPEALAAAARELAAYPPLVAFSEVDALGAALAEAQAGRAFLLQGGDCAESFAEFSPETIRSGHSLIAAMGALVGAASGLPVIRVGRMAGQFAKPRTADMEEKAGVRLPAYRGDIVNGIAFDPAARVPAPERMFRAYSQATATLAHLRELASKAGEPFYTSHEALLLPFEEALVRRDPVSGRFYGASAHFLWIGDRTRFPGSAHVEFARGLANPIGIKCGPSLDADTLLRLLDTLNPARAAGRITLIARMGHEPIAAALPPLLRAVASEGHPVLWACDPMHGNTIKAANGYKTRPMARILAEVRAFFALCPAEGARAGGIHIEMTGRNVTECTGGAAKLTEQDLSDRYHTHCDPRLNAAQAMELAELVADMLRRRAEDAAAA, from the coding sequence ATGACGCCGGAGTGGACCCCTTCGAGCTGGCGCGGCCATGACATTCGCCAACAGCCGACCTGGCCGGATCCAGAGGCCCTCGCGGCCGCCGCGCGAGAACTCGCCGCCTATCCGCCGCTCGTCGCGTTTTCCGAGGTGGACGCGCTCGGGGCCGCCCTCGCCGAGGCGCAGGCCGGGCGCGCCTTCCTCCTCCAGGGCGGCGACTGCGCCGAGAGCTTCGCCGAATTCTCCCCGGAGACCATCCGCTCCGGCCACAGCCTGATCGCCGCCATGGGCGCGCTCGTCGGCGCTGCGTCCGGCCTGCCCGTCATCCGCGTCGGCCGGATGGCGGGACAATTCGCCAAGCCGAGGACAGCCGACATGGAGGAGAAGGCGGGCGTGCGGCTGCCCGCTTATCGCGGCGACATCGTCAACGGCATCGCCTTCGACCCGGCGGCGCGCGTCCCCGCGCCCGAGCGCATGTTCCGCGCCTACAGCCAGGCGACGGCGACGCTCGCCCATCTGAGGGAGCTGGCGAGCAAAGCAGGTGAGCCCTTCTACACCAGCCACGAGGCGCTGCTGCTTCCCTTCGAGGAAGCGCTGGTGCGCCGCGACCCGGTGAGCGGCCGCTTCTATGGCGCGTCGGCCCATTTCCTCTGGATCGGCGACCGCACGCGCTTCCCGGGCTCCGCTCATGTCGAATTCGCGCGCGGCCTCGCCAATCCGATCGGCATCAAATGCGGGCCCTCGCTCGATGCCGACACCCTGCTGCGGCTCCTCGATACGCTCAATCCGGCCCGCGCGGCCGGTCGGATCACGCTCATCGCCCGGATGGGCCACGAGCCGATCGCTGCCGCGCTGCCGCCGCTGCTCCGGGCGGTGGCGAGCGAGGGTCATCCCGTCCTTTGGGCCTGCGATCCGATGCACGGCAACACGATCAAGGCCGCCAATGGCTACAAGACCCGCCCGATGGCCCGCATCCTGGCGGAGGTGCGCGCCTTCTTCGCGCTCTGCCCCGCCGAAGGCGCGCGCGCCGGGGGCATCCATATCGAGATGACCGGCCGGAACGTCACCGAATGCACCGGCGGCGCCGCCAAGCTCACCGAGCAGGACCTTTCCGACCGCTACCACACTCATTGCGACCCCAGGCTCAACGCCGCCCAGGCCATGGAGCTGGCTGAGCTGGTCGCCGACATGCTGAGGCGCCGCGCCGAGGATGCGGCGGCGGCCTAG
- a CDS encoding tetratricopeptide repeat protein, producing MTASSSTGSRPQTATIALVAAGIIAAASAGVAIYRSGDGAPKEASPHGNVRPDEPVADVQTMIAGLEARLREDPDNAEGWRMLGWSYFEIGDLMRSASAYRRAAEIEPDKAENWSSLGEALQTASTQVSPEAAAAFRRALAIDPADPRARYFIAVQKDLQGQHAAAIDDWIALLKDTPAGAPWEVDLRRTIQLAAEKQDIDIAGRMPPPSGGSTATAAIPGPTPEQMAAASSIPPSQQDAMVEGMVEGLARRLEANPRDAAGWIRLMRSRMVLGETDAASDALRSALAAFEGDAATTAQLNRAADELGVPRGG from the coding sequence ATGACCGCTTCTTCGTCCACAGGATCGCGCCCGCAGACGGCTACTATCGCCCTCGTCGCGGCCGGCATCATCGCCGCGGCTTCGGCTGGAGTTGCCATCTACCGGTCGGGCGACGGCGCCCCCAAGGAGGCCTCGCCCCACGGAAACGTCAGGCCGGACGAGCCGGTGGCGGATGTCCAGACGATGATCGCCGGCCTGGAGGCGCGGCTTCGCGAAGACCCCGACAATGCCGAGGGCTGGCGAATGCTTGGCTGGTCCTATTTCGAGATCGGCGATTTGATGCGTTCGGCCTCCGCCTATCGCCGCGCCGCCGAGATCGAACCCGACAAGGCGGAAAACTGGTCCTCGCTCGGCGAAGCGCTCCAGACCGCCAGCACCCAAGTCTCGCCGGAAGCCGCCGCGGCCTTCCGGCGCGCGCTGGCGATCGACCCGGCCGACCCGCGCGCCCGCTACTTCATCGCCGTCCAGAAGGACCTTCAGGGCCAGCATGCCGCCGCGATCGACGACTGGATCGCGCTGCTCAAGGACACGCCCGCGGGCGCGCCCTGGGAGGTGGATCTTCGCCGCACCATCCAGCTGGCGGCCGAGAAGCAGGATATCGACATCGCCGGCCGGATGCCGCCGCCTTCGGGAGGATCGACGGCCACCGCCGCGATCCCCGGCCCCACGCCCGAGCAGATGGCCGCCGCCTCCTCGATCCCGCCCAGCCAGCAGGACGCGATGGTGGAGGGCATGGTCGAGGGCCTCGCCCGGCGCCTGGAAGCGAACCCCAGGGATGCGGCCGGCTGGATAAGGCTGATGCGGTCCCGCATGGTCCTCGGCGAGACGGACGCCGCCTCGGACGCCCTTCGTTCGGCCCTGGCGGCCTTCGAGGGGGATGCCGCGACCACGGCCCAGCTCAACCGCGCCGCCGACGAGCTCGGCGTGCCGCGAGGAGGCTGA
- a CDS encoding phosphodiesterase, which produces MLIAQITDIHLGFEPNNPAEFNRKRLDRTLRALCAMTPQPDLLLATGDLSDSGDDEVSYRRLKSALAACPFPVWFCMGNHDDRAAFLKYFPHVPSADGFIQYVIEEFPVRILMLDTLEEGRHGGGYCETRGAWLKARLAEQPERPTILVLHHPPIETGLSWMTENPEAEWVRRLRSIVEGHPNIVAMLTGHLHRAITTQWAGTTLAVCPSTAPQVALDLAEIDPDKPDGRPMIVADPPGYALHYWNGEGLISHYDTAEDHTVLARYEPALQPLVQMLVAERKDA; this is translated from the coding sequence ATGCTGATAGCGCAGATTACCGACATCCATCTGGGCTTCGAGCCGAACAATCCCGCCGAGTTCAACAGGAAGCGCCTCGATCGGACGCTGAGGGCGCTGTGCGCGATGACGCCGCAGCCCGACCTGCTGCTCGCCACCGGCGACCTGTCCGACAGCGGAGACGACGAGGTCTCCTATCGCCGCCTCAAGAGCGCGCTGGCCGCCTGTCCCTTTCCCGTCTGGTTCTGCATGGGCAATCACGACGACCGTGCGGCTTTCCTTAAATATTTCCCGCACGTGCCCTCGGCCGACGGCTTCATCCAATATGTGATCGAGGAATTCCCGGTCCGCATCCTGATGCTCGACACGCTGGAGGAAGGGCGGCACGGCGGCGGCTATTGCGAGACGCGCGGCGCCTGGCTGAAGGCGCGGCTTGCCGAGCAGCCGGAGCGGCCGACCATCCTCGTCCTCCATCACCCGCCGATCGAGACGGGCCTCAGCTGGATGACCGAAAATCCGGAGGCGGAGTGGGTGCGGCGTCTTCGCTCGATCGTCGAAGGTCATCCCAACATCGTCGCCATGCTGACCGGCCATCTCCACCGCGCGATCACCACCCAATGGGCGGGGACGACGCTCGCCGTCTGTCCCTCGACGGCGCCGCAGGTGGCGCTCGATCTGGCTGAAATCGATCCCGACAAGCCGGACGGTCGCCCGATGATCGTGGCCGATCCACCGGGCTACGCCCTCCATTATTGGAACGGCGAGGGGCTCATCTCCCACTACGACACCGCCGAGGACCACACCGTCCTCGCCCGTTACGAACCGGCCCTTCAGCCGCTGGTGCAGATGCTCGTGGCGGAGAGGAAGGACGCCTAA
- a CDS encoding cytochrome c3 family protein, with product MTFLLRQISHSAEGREIVRPSRVEADRLTIGRSPECNIHLTDLAVALHHATVERTGERLRLTSEKGLYVELNGRKTQAGVIEVAAGGEIRIASHLIRIAAAPADADEIAIDIERVGEVGGGKSRSAERMFSLASVMPSKRAAAWGLIALVLALFLAWPIKGYFDRQQETEAVQRFHADQMWSSGKLSLAHTALENDCQACHVKAFEAVRDAACKNCHTGIHDHADPFRLARAQPDLTTWGKVELAFKETFDIPPGRCVECHTEHEGATRMPATAQRFCSDCHATLEDRLPDTKLANAGDFGTAHPEFQPALITNWDADRPVVRRVSLAQKPREDSNLKFPHDLHLSKTGGVPQMARRLDGEFGFGQALECKDCHVPTPDGVRFQPINMEEDCGMCHSLAFDRVGGTVRTLRHGEPQQVIADLRTLYGGRSGGSWNGADRRRPGLHGAPAGSVSAAQAIRATFSPGGACYDCHQVVAPPPGSLAFDIRPVAFPMRYMQKGWFDHRAHQTEDCASCHLAEKSAAASDLLLPDLASCRECHGGESARAEVPSSCAMCHDYHMDEGAPSMLIRERVRGKKKDTVIADTAKLRRAAAAERR from the coding sequence ATGACCTTCCTCCTCCGCCAGATTTCGCACAGCGCCGAAGGCCGCGAGATCGTCCGCCCCTCGCGCGTCGAGGCGGACCGGCTGACCATCGGCCGCAGCCCCGAATGCAATATCCACCTCACCGATCTTGCCGTCGCGCTTCACCATGCGACGGTCGAGCGGACGGGCGAGCGCCTCAGGCTGACGAGCGAGAAGGGGCTCTATGTCGAGCTGAACGGACGCAAGACCCAGGCCGGCGTCATTGAGGTGGCGGCCGGCGGCGAGATCCGCATCGCCAGCCACCTCATTCGAATAGCCGCCGCCCCGGCGGATGCCGACGAGATCGCGATCGACATTGAGCGGGTGGGGGAGGTCGGCGGCGGCAAGTCGCGATCCGCCGAGCGGATGTTCTCGCTGGCTTCGGTCATGCCGAGCAAGCGGGCGGCGGCCTGGGGGCTGATCGCGCTCGTCCTCGCTCTCTTCCTTGCCTGGCCGATCAAGGGCTATTTCGACCGCCAGCAGGAAACGGAGGCGGTGCAGCGCTTTCACGCCGACCAGATGTGGTCGAGCGGCAAGCTGTCGCTCGCCCATACGGCTCTCGAGAATGACTGCCAGGCCTGCCATGTGAAAGCGTTCGAGGCCGTGCGGGACGCCGCCTGCAAGAACTGCCATACCGGCATTCACGACCATGCCGACCCGTTCCGCCTGGCGCGCGCTCAGCCGGACCTCACCACCTGGGGCAAGGTCGAGCTCGCCTTCAAGGAGACGTTCGACATCCCGCCGGGCCGCTGCGTCGAGTGCCATACCGAGCATGAAGGCGCGACGCGGATGCCGGCGACCGCGCAGCGCTTCTGCAGCGATTGCCATGCCACGCTGGAGGATCGCCTGCCCGACACAAAGCTCGCCAATGCCGGCGATTTCGGCACCGCCCATCCGGAGTTCCAGCCGGCGCTCATCACCAACTGGGACGCCGACCGGCCGGTCGTGAGGCGCGTGTCCCTCGCGCAGAAGCCGCGCGAGGACAGCAACCTAAAATTCCCGCACGACCTGCATTTGTCGAAGACCGGCGGGGTGCCTCAGATGGCGCGGCGGCTGGACGGCGAGTTCGGCTTCGGTCAGGCGCTCGAATGCAAGGACTGCCACGTGCCGACGCCCGACGGCGTCCGCTTCCAGCCGATCAACATGGAGGAGGATTGCGGCATGTGCCACAGCCTCGCCTTCGATCGGGTGGGCGGGACCGTCCGCACCCTGCGGCATGGAGAGCCGCAACAGGTCATCGCCGACCTCCGCACCCTCTATGGCGGCCGCTCGGGCGGTTCATGGAACGGTGCGGACCGGCGCCGGCCCGGCCTCCATGGCGCTCCGGCAGGTTCGGTGAGTGCGGCGCAGGCGATCCGGGCGACCTTCTCGCCCGGCGGCGCCTGTTACGATTGTCACCAGGTGGTCGCACCGCCGCCGGGATCGCTTGCCTTCGATATCCGGCCGGTCGCCTTCCCGATGCGCTATATGCAGAAGGGCTGGTTCGATCATCGCGCGCACCAGACGGAGGACTGCGCCAGCTGCCATCTGGCGGAGAAGTCGGCCGCGGCCAGCGACCTGCTGCTGCCCGATCTCGCCAGCTGCCGCGAATGCCATGGCGGTGAAAGCGCCCGCGCCGAGGTGCCGTCGAGCTGCGCCATGTGCCACGATTATCATATGGACGAAGGCGCGCCTTCCATGCTGATCAGGGAGCGGGTGCGCGGTAAGAAGAAAGATACGGTTATAGCCGATACCGCCAAGCTGCGGCGCGCCGCCGCCGCCGAAAGACGATAG
- a CDS encoding cyclic nucleotide-binding domain-containing protein: MTAAFDIAIVGSGPAGLSAAARAAELGISHVLLEKTDHLSDTIYRYQKGKHVMATPSQLVLRSDMDFEAGKREKVLGTWDTQAAGRKINVKLNAEVKAIAGDRGDFTLTLTNGEAIKAGSVILAIGTQGNPNKMRCEGGDLPHIQYQLDDPGEYVDEHITVIGSGDAGIENALGLAADPEQGNVVTILNRGTDFARAKGANVKLLMEARDGGRINVMTETTPSKVEPGWLVLDTRDGEQRIRCDRIIARMGSAAPRAFVEGCGIEFTSEDREAFPKLSPSFESTEPGIYVIGALAGYPLIKHCMNQGYDVVEFINGNRELKPADEPILEAKFRGLPGRRPVDEWLEFLRANVTILNELSPLQMREFMLDSEVRYYPAGTVVFERNEPGSSLFTIADGSVLVEVNPKDPSITVPIGKGSIFGEVGLISGRRRGATIRTAEDSILVEVSRTAALKLMATVPAAKRAITRISTERQLLQMFGSGLTADDLAEVLETAEIKRVRAGEAIITEGEEGYDIYVIRQGSMVVEKSIGGKPVFLSYLPAGSYVGEMALIDGGRRTATVRAAIKSEVIKLDGDAFRRLLAKKPQLKIKAETDMASRKALTSFVESKKDGFEGVVDMYSSVANFLVENGIGEATDVLLIDENLCVGCDNCEKACADSHEGLSRLNREAGKTYAHLHVPTSCRHCEHPHCMADCPPNAIHRGPDGEVFIDDSCIGCGNCQRNCPYGVIRMDKVPPKKPNLLAWLIAGLGPGPGEPPKKWTEARVSPETPKKAIKCDMCAGISGGPACVRACPTGAAIRVAPEQFLSVARLGE; the protein is encoded by the coding sequence ATGACCGCGGCATTCGACATCGCCATTGTCGGATCGGGGCCTGCCGGCCTCAGCGCCGCCGCGCGCGCGGCCGAACTGGGCATCAGCCACGTGCTGCTGGAGAAGACCGACCATCTCTCCGACACCATCTACAGATATCAGAAGGGCAAGCATGTGATGGCGACGCCGAGCCAGCTGGTGCTGCGCTCGGACATGGATTTCGAGGCCGGCAAGCGCGAGAAGGTGCTGGGCACCTGGGACACGCAGGCGGCGGGCCGCAAGATCAATGTGAAGCTCAACGCCGAGGTGAAGGCGATCGCCGGCGACAGGGGCGATTTCACCCTCACGCTGACCAATGGCGAGGCGATCAAGGCGGGCAGCGTCATCCTCGCCATCGGCACCCAGGGCAATCCCAACAAGATGCGCTGCGAGGGCGGCGACCTGCCGCATATCCAGTATCAGCTCGACGATCCCGGCGAATATGTGGACGAGCATATCACCGTGATCGGCTCGGGCGATGCGGGGATCGAGAATGCGCTGGGCCTCGCCGCCGACCCGGAACAGGGCAATGTCGTCACCATCCTCAATCGCGGCACCGATTTCGCGCGGGCGAAGGGCGCCAACGTCAAGCTGCTGATGGAGGCGCGCGACGGCGGCCGCATCAACGTGATGACGGAGACCACGCCGTCGAAGGTGGAGCCGGGCTGGCTCGTCCTCGACACCCGCGACGGCGAGCAGAGGATCCGCTGCGACCGCATTATCGCGCGCATGGGCTCCGCGGCGCCGCGCGCCTTCGTCGAAGGTTGCGGCATCGAATTCACCAGCGAGGATCGCGAGGCCTTTCCGAAGCTGTCGCCCAGCTTCGAGAGCACCGAGCCGGGCATCTACGTCATCGGCGCGCTGGCCGGCTATCCGCTGATCAAGCACTGCATGAACCAGGGCTATGACGTCGTCGAGTTCATCAACGGCAACCGCGAGCTGAAACCCGCCGACGAGCCGATCCTGGAGGCCAAGTTCAGGGGCCTGCCGGGCCGCCGGCCGGTCGACGAATGGCTGGAGTTCCTGCGCGCCAACGTCACCATCCTCAATGAGCTTTCGCCGCTTCAGATGCGCGAGTTTATGCTCGACAGCGAGGTCCGCTATTATCCCGCCGGAACGGTCGTGTTCGAGCGGAACGAGCCCGGTTCGTCGCTCTTCACCATCGCCGACGGCTCGGTGTTGGTCGAGGTCAATCCGAAGGACCCGTCGATCACCGTCCCGATCGGGAAAGGTTCCATATTCGGGGAGGTCGGTCTCATCTCCGGCCGCCGCCGCGGCGCCACCATCCGCACGGCCGAAGATTCGATCCTGGTCGAAGTCTCCCGCACGGCGGCGCTGAAGCTGATGGCGACCGTCCCGGCCGCCAAGCGCGCCATCACCCGCATCTCGACGGAGCGGCAGCTTCTGCAGATGTTCGGCTCGGGCCTGACCGCGGACGACCTCGCGGAAGTGCTCGAGACGGCCGAGATCAAGCGGGTGCGTGCCGGCGAGGCGATCATCACCGAAGGCGAGGAAGGCTACGACATCTACGTCATCCGCCAGGGCTCGATGGTGGTCGAGAAGTCGATTGGCGGGAAGCCGGTCTTCCTCTCCTATCTCCCCGCCGGCTCCTATGTCGGCGAGATGGCGCTGATCGACGGCGGCCGCCGCACGGCCACGGTGCGCGCGGCGATCAAGTCGGAGGTGATCAAGCTCGACGGCGACGCCTTCCGCCGCCTGCTGGCGAAGAAGCCGCAGCTCAAGATCAAGGCCGAGACCGACATGGCCTCGCGCAAGGCGCTTACCAGCTTCGTCGAATCCAAGAAGGACGGCTTCGAAGGCGTGGTCGACATGTACAGCTCGGTCGCCAACTTCCTGGTCGAGAACGGCATCGGCGAGGCCACTGACGTCCTCCTCATCGACGAGAATCTCTGCGTCGGCTGCGACAATTGCGAGAAGGCGTGCGCGGACAGCCATGAGGGTCTCAGCCGGCTCAACCGCGAGGCGGGCAAGACCTACGCGCACCTTCATGTGCCGACCTCTTGTCGCCACTGCGAGCATCCGCACTGCATGGCCGACTGCCCGCCCAATGCGATCCACCGCGGGCCGGACGGCGAGGTTTTCATCGACGACAGCTGCATCGGCTGCGGCAACTGCCAGCGGAACTGCCCCTATGGCGTCATCCGCATGGACAAGGTTCCGCCAAAGAAGCCAAACCTGCTCGCCTGGCTGATCGCCGGCCTTGGGCCCGGCCCGGGCGAGCCGCCCAAAAAGTGGACCGAGGCGCGGGTTTCGCCGGAGACGCCCAAGAAGGCCATCAAGTGCGACATGTGCGCGGGGATTTCGGGCGGCCCGGCCTGCGTGCGCGCGTGCCCGACCGGCGCCGCCATCCGCGTCGCGCCCGAGCAGTTCCTCTCGGTCGCGAGGCTGGGGGAGTGA